A genomic region of Mesorhizobium sp. NZP2077 contains the following coding sequences:
- a CDS encoding ZinT/AdcA family metal-binding protein — translation MVYPFLTMERSIQSWLIRRRAATRAQMSTRLLRDRLSHQFERITIDGDTVAFFEGGKPLEACYAGEGCEILTSKKGNRMGVKFRFGVALASSHLVG, via the coding sequence TTGGTCTATCCCTTCCTGACGATGGAACGCTCGATCCAGTCATGGCTTATAAGGCGGAGAGCGGCGACCAGAGCGCAGATGAGTACGCGCCTACTACGAGATCGGCTATCGCACCAATTCGAGCGGATCACGATCGATGGCGACACCGTGGCTTTCTTCGAGGGCGGGAAGCCGCTTGAGGCCTGCTACGCCGGCGAAGGCTGTGAAATCCTGACCTCGAAGAAAGGAAACCGCATGGGCGTCAAATTTCGCTTCGGCGTCGCCTTGGCCTCCTCACACTTGGTTGGCTGA
- the hemN gene encoding oxygen-independent coproporphyrinogen III oxidase, with protein sequence MQTTKHREARLPWYTIYPTVAEFSGAVGADAYEEWLRNLPANDPASLYLHVPFCRSKCWYCGFPTTITRHDAPIVKYLAALRDEIRLVSEHAPQALPVSDVHFGGGTPTLMGPVEFLALTEFLRRHFALAETATIAVEIDPRTFTADMAEALQAAGVNRASLGVQSFDPIVQKAINRVQSEAQTAAAVEMLRRHGVTSINFDLIFGLPHQTVQSCVETTRAAVAMRPNRLAVFGYSHIPSFIKNQRLIEEASLPGSAARAEQDAAIAVTLIAAGYREIGLDHFALPDDDLALAQKTGRLRRNSLGYSADTCKTLIGFGASAIGRVGEGYVQNEVTRDSYCRHIAAGRLATSKGYRLTDEDRARAAIIERLMCDLEADVPAICAAHGSDPIHFLDSAERLAMLAKDGIVDIEKGFVRVRRQHRFAMRVVAAAFDAFLDRVAR encoded by the coding sequence TTGCAGACCACAAAACATCGCGAAGCCCGCCTGCCTTGGTACACCATCTATCCGACTGTCGCGGAGTTCTCTGGGGCGGTCGGCGCCGACGCTTATGAGGAATGGCTCAGGAACCTACCGGCTAACGATCCGGCGTCACTCTACTTGCACGTTCCGTTCTGCCGATCAAAGTGCTGGTATTGCGGCTTCCCCACCACCATCACCCGCCATGATGCGCCGATCGTTAAGTATCTGGCGGCGCTGCGTGACGAGATACGTTTGGTCTCGGAGCACGCGCCACAGGCGCTGCCCGTGAGCGATGTGCATTTCGGCGGCGGAACGCCAACTCTCATGGGGCCAGTTGAGTTCCTCGCCCTGACGGAATTCCTGCGCCGCCACTTTGCGCTTGCGGAAACAGCTACGATCGCCGTCGAGATCGATCCACGCACGTTCACGGCCGATATGGCCGAAGCCTTGCAAGCAGCCGGCGTGAACCGCGCGAGCCTCGGCGTGCAGAGCTTCGATCCCATTGTTCAAAAAGCGATCAACCGGGTCCAGAGTGAGGCGCAGACGGCGGCTGCCGTCGAAATGCTGCGTCGGCATGGAGTGACAAGCATCAACTTCGACCTCATCTTTGGTCTCCCGCATCAAACGGTGCAGTCTTGCGTCGAGACCACGAGGGCGGCGGTCGCCATGCGCCCCAACCGGCTTGCGGTGTTCGGCTACTCGCACATTCCGTCCTTTATTAAGAATCAGCGCCTCATCGAGGAGGCATCGCTTCCGGGCAGCGCTGCCCGCGCCGAACAGGATGCGGCCATTGCCGTGACGCTGATTGCCGCCGGCTACCGAGAGATCGGGCTCGACCATTTCGCCTTGCCGGACGACGATCTCGCGCTGGCACAGAAAACCGGTCGCCTGCGGCGCAACTCGCTGGGCTACTCGGCCGACACCTGCAAAACCCTGATCGGTTTCGGCGCGTCGGCTATCGGGCGTGTCGGCGAGGGCTACGTCCAGAACGAGGTTACACGGGATTCCTACTGCCGTCACATCGCAGCTGGCCGTCTGGCGACGTCAAAGGGCTACCGTCTCACCGACGAAGACCGCGCGCGAGCCGCAATCATCGAGCGACTAATGTGCGATCTCGAGGCCGATGTGCCGGCAATCTGTGCCGCCCACGGATCTGATCCGATCCATTTTCTCGATTCAGCTGAACGCTTGGCGATGCTTGCCAAGGACGGGATTGTGGACATCGAAAAGGGTTTTGTCCGCGTACGGCGGCAGCATCGCTTTGCGATGCGCGTTGTCGCTGCCGCATTCGACGCTTTTCTCGACCGGGTTGCCCGCTGA